The following proteins come from a genomic window of Chryseobacterium glaciei:
- a CDS encoding protein adenylyltransferase SelO: MNIENIKQPFIKIFPGDFSGNTIQRNTPKVLFSTVDPVGFEKPELIVFNEKLSEEIGLGKFEEKDLDFLVGNNIPENIQTYATAYAGHQFGNWAGQLGDGRAILAGEITNDSSKKTEIQWKGAGATPYSRHADGRAVLRSSVREYLMSEAMFHLGVPTTRALSLSFTGEDVVRDMMYSGNPQKEKGAVVVRTAESFLRFGHFELMSAQQEYDTLYKLVNFTIDNYYPEITSEGIQKYKDFFESVCKKTADLMVEWFRVGFVHGVMNTDNMSILGLTIDYGPYSMMDEYDLNFTPNTTDLPGRRYAFGKQGQISQWNLWQLANALHPIIKDEQFLEKTLNEFGDYFWKSHDNILCKKFGFDQLLDGDEEFFTNWQGLMQELKLDYTLFFNQLEKIDDENDLKFLFERVSYIFLDTEKLLKIENFINTYKARIGRNLISNEESINLMKKTNPKFILRNFLLYQCIEEINIGKTNILDKLITALENPYKEINSEFSIKRPSEYDDISGCSMLSCSS; encoded by the coding sequence ATGAATATCGAAAACATCAAACAACCTTTTATAAAAATTTTTCCTGGAGATTTTTCCGGCAATACCATTCAAAGAAATACTCCAAAAGTTTTATTTTCAACAGTAGATCCTGTCGGTTTTGAAAAGCCTGAATTGATTGTTTTTAATGAAAAACTTTCGGAAGAAATAGGATTAGGAAAATTTGAAGAAAAGGATCTGGATTTTCTTGTTGGAAATAATATTCCTGAAAATATTCAAACTTATGCAACGGCTTACGCAGGACATCAATTTGGAAACTGGGCAGGCCAATTAGGTGATGGAAGAGCAATTTTAGCAGGTGAAATCACAAATGATTCCAGTAAAAAAACAGAAATCCAATGGAAAGGAGCCGGCGCAACACCCTACTCCAGACATGCAGATGGAAGAGCTGTGTTGAGATCTTCCGTTCGCGAATACTTGATGAGTGAAGCGATGTTTCATTTGGGAGTTCCTACAACAAGAGCACTAAGCCTTTCTTTCACCGGAGAAGATGTAGTAAGGGATATGATGTACAGTGGAAATCCTCAGAAAGAAAAAGGCGCAGTTGTCGTAAGAACAGCAGAAAGCTTCCTTCGCTTTGGACATTTTGAATTGATGTCTGCTCAACAAGAATATGACACCTTATACAAGCTTGTTAATTTCACCATTGATAATTACTATCCCGAAATAACTTCCGAAGGAATTCAAAAATATAAAGACTTTTTTGAAAGCGTTTGTAAAAAAACAGCCGATCTTATGGTCGAATGGTTCAGGGTTGGCTTTGTTCACGGTGTAATGAATACAGATAATATGTCAATTTTAGGATTGACAATTGATTATGGACCTTATTCTATGATGGATGAATATGATTTAAATTTCACTCCCAACACAACAGACTTGCCTGGAAGAAGATATGCTTTCGGAAAGCAAGGCCAGATATCGCAATGGAATCTTTGGCAACTAGCCAATGCACTACATCCAATCATAAAAGATGAACAGTTTTTAGAAAAAACATTAAATGAGTTTGGAGATTATTTCTGGAAATCTCATGACAATATTCTTTGTAAGAAATTTGGCTTTGATCAATTACTTGATGGTGATGAAGAGTTTTTCACAAACTGGCAAGGATTGATGCAGGAATTAAAGTTAGACTATACTCTATTTTTCAATCAATTAGAAAAAATTGATGATGAAAATGATTTGAAATTTTTATTTGAAAGAGTTTCGTACATTTTTTTAGACACTGAAAAACTTTTAAAAATTGAGAATTTCATAAATACATATAAAGCTAGAATTGGTAGAAATTTAATTTCAAATGAAGAATCTATCAACCTAATGAAGAAAACAAATCCAAAATTCATTTTAAGAAATTTTCTACTATATCAATGTATAGAAGAAATTAATATAGGAAAAACTAATATTCTTGATAAATTAATAACAGCATTAGAAAACCCTTATAAAGAAATTAATTCTGAATTCTCCATAAAGAGGCCTTCAGAATATGATGATATATCGGGATGTTCGATGCTTTCGTGTAGCTCTTAA
- a CDS encoding T9SS-dependent choice-of-anchor J family protein: protein MKKLLLSLSLLLTGAATQAQTVLLNEDFESYTNFAITGFGSWLTLDLDALTTYTGGGDPTWDNAGEAMAYQIFNPSVAGVTNQATPTTADPETRNFDPHSGLKYAASWAAVPVGTVTANNDWLISPAVTLGASNNLLSLWTKAMSSTYTPERYRIGVYVGSGTPTAVANFTIISGASPLTATPLTWQRISYALDAYAGQTIRIGIQCISADKYMFMVDDVRITTGSLGTSEATKAKTTNIYPNPTKGEINIKTDKKIKSSTVLDFSGKSVLKSTSDRVDISSLPKGAYLLQVEFSDGTTSSEKVIKE from the coding sequence ATGAAAAAACTTCTACTATCTCTAAGCTTACTTCTTACTGGGGCAGCTACGCAAGCTCAAACAGTATTATTAAATGAGGACTTTGAATCTTATACAAATTTTGCAATTACAGGGTTTGGGAGCTGGCTTACTCTAGATTTAGACGCCTTAACTACTTATACCGGAGGAGGTGACCCAACTTGGGATAATGCTGGTGAAGCAATGGCTTATCAAATTTTCAATCCTTCAGTGGCTGGCGTAACAAATCAAGCAACTCCAACTACTGCTGATCCTGAAACTAGAAATTTTGATCCTCACAGTGGGTTAAAATATGCTGCTTCTTGGGCTGCTGTTCCAGTTGGCACTGTCACAGCAAACAACGATTGGCTTATATCTCCAGCAGTCACATTAGGCGCAAGCAATAATTTATTATCTCTATGGACGAAAGCAATGTCTTCAACATATACTCCGGAAAGATATAGAATAGGAGTTTATGTAGGTAGTGGAACACCAACTGCCGTCGCAAATTTCACAATTATCTCGGGAGCAAGTCCATTAACTGCAACGCCCCTAACTTGGCAACGCATAAGCTATGCACTTGATGCATACGCTGGGCAAACTATAAGAATTGGTATTCAATGTATATCTGCGGATAAATATATGTTCATGGTTGATGATGTAAGAATCACTACTGGATCTCTTGGAACAAGTGAAGCAACAAAAGCTAAAACAACAAATATTTACCCTAACCCAACAAAAGGAGAAATCAACATCAAAACTGATAAAAAGATTAAATCTTCAACAGTATTGGATTTCTCAGGAAAATCAGTATTGAAATCTACATCTGATAGAGTTGATATTTCTTCTCTTCCAAAAGGAGCATACTTATTACAAGTTGAATTCTCTGACGGAACAACATCTTCAGAAAAAGTAATTAAAGAATAA